In one window of Coleofasciculaceae cyanobacterium DNA:
- a CDS encoding type II toxin-antitoxin system HigB family toxin: MHLISAGKLKKAASKYPDVVIAIKAFCKTIEQAQWQSLVDAQHIYKDAEAVGNLTVFNIKGNKYRLILDIDYEEQVAYFKYFLTHAEYDKGKWKNDSYY, translated from the coding sequence ATGCACCTCATTTCGGCTGGAAAGCTAAAAAAAGCTGCATCCAAGTATCCCGATGTTGTCATTGCAATTAAGGCATTCTGTAAAACAATTGAGCAGGCGCAATGGCAAAGTTTAGTTGATGCACAGCACATTTATAAAGATGCAGAAGCAGTGGGAAACTTGACCGTTTTTAATATTAAAGGCAATAAATACCGCTTGATTCTTGATATAGACTACGAAGAACAGGTTGCTTATTTTAAGTATTTTTTAACTCATGCTGAGTATGACAAGGGGAAGTGGAAGAATGACTCTTACTATTGA
- a CDS encoding alpha/beta fold hydrolase has protein sequence MFKKLSLIFLGISVTLYLAIIILLRWRQDKLIFLPDSNLKSTPQEYNLDYQDVWFDVEQDKIHGWWIPAARPTAPALLYFHGNGSNNGDLTEIAAIFHSLGLAVLLIDYRGYGKSSPIFPNETRVYQDAEAAWRYLTTELLFEPQRTFVYGHSLGGAIAIDLASKHPDMAGLIVEGTFTSMKDMADSIPFLAIFPLDWLITQRFDSITKIKVVKTPVLILHGRSDRTIPVSMANRLYAAAPEPKQLAIIDQANHDNLPEFGAQQYTLRLKQFINSVISSQQSVIKSTK, from the coding sequence ATGTTCAAGAAACTTAGTTTGATTTTTCTGGGAATCTCAGTAACGCTTTATCTGGCAATTATTATACTGTTGCGCTGGCGACAAGATAAACTAATCTTTCTTCCAGATAGCAATCTAAAATCGACTCCCCAAGAATACAACTTAGATTATCAAGATGTTTGGTTTGATGTCGAACAGGACAAAATTCATGGTTGGTGGATTCCTGCTGCACGACCTACAGCACCAGCTTTGCTGTATTTTCATGGCAACGGTAGTAACAATGGCGATCTAACTGAAATTGCCGCAATTTTTCATTCCTTAGGACTTGCGGTACTGCTAATCGACTATCGAGGTTATGGTAAAAGTAGTCCGATCTTCCCTAACGAAACCAGAGTATATCAAGATGCAGAAGCAGCCTGGCGATATTTAACTACAGAGCTTTTGTTTGAACCGCAACGTACATTTGTCTATGGTCATTCTTTAGGAGGCGCGATCGCCATTGACCTAGCGAGCAAACATCCTGACATGGCTGGGTTAATTGTCGAAGGAACTTTTACCTCGATGAAAGATATGGCAGACTCAATCCCATTTTTAGCAATTTTTCCCTTGGACTGGCTAATAACTCAGCGTTTCGACTCCATTACCAAAATTAAGGTGGTAAAGACTCCTGTTTTAATCTTGCATGGTAGGAGCGATCGGACTATTCCTGTATCCATGGCAAATCGGCTGTATGCTGCTGCACCAGAACCCAAGCAACTAGCAATTATTGACCAAGCAAACCACGACAATTTACCTGAATTTGGAGCTCAGCAATATACACTCAGGTTGAAACAATTTATTAATTCGGTAATTAGCAGTCAACAATCGGTAATCAAATCTACCAAGTAG
- a CDS encoding ATP-binding protein — MQLLLQFLTVLLDSNYVGYQRLLNRICDPAWLMERSGAIHLVNTAWENYTGRSLLTSEPSFLWDLIAPESQIQARWHNSSSEIWQDQLQLKDAQGNYSLFDIELELLSPNYNTLLWIGTASIIPDASAKSTGSTLVEPDLSNYKHKEIKLQRNIESVRRILESSPDCIKVLDLQGRLLYMNDGGQVIMEIDNFTQVQYLPGLDFWQGCDRQSAEKAFATAKAGKIARFDGYCATAKGRPKWWEVIVTPILDENNRVEEILSVSRDITARKIAEQALKKRNQELNRFTYIVSHDLKAPLRGIANLSEWITEDLGDRVPDETQEYLDLLGQRVRRMDALINGLLKLSRVGRQELPVETVDVSELLQEVIDSLSPPAGFKITSVALPVLATKRLLLSQVLSNLISNAIKHHDRDMGQIEVTAQDCNTHYQLAIADDGPGILQTDRERILEIFQTIENSSSTTNTGIGLALVKKIIQEEGGKLWLEENSPRGCKFCFTWAK, encoded by the coding sequence GTGCAATTGTTACTTCAATTTTTGACGGTGTTGTTGGATTCAAATTACGTTGGCTATCAAAGACTACTCAACCGCATTTGTGACCCAGCTTGGCTGATGGAACGTTCAGGTGCAATACATTTAGTCAATACTGCTTGGGAAAACTACACAGGGCGATCGCTACTAACCTCCGAACCAAGTTTTCTCTGGGATTTGATTGCACCAGAGTCGCAAATCCAGGCACGATGGCATAATTCTTCTTCTGAGATTTGGCAAGACCAGCTACAGCTAAAAGATGCTCAGGGTAACTACAGTTTGTTTGACATAGAGTTGGAACTATTAAGTCCAAACTACAACACATTGCTTTGGATTGGTACTGCATCTATTATCCCAGATGCGAGCGCCAAATCAACTGGATCAACTCTTGTTGAACCTGACCTGAGCAATTATAAACACAAAGAAATCAAGCTACAGCGTAATATAGAATCTGTTCGTCGCATCCTCGAAAGTAGTCCAGACTGTATTAAAGTATTGGATCTTCAAGGTCGCCTCCTTTATATGAATGATGGGGGACAAGTCATTATGGAGATTGATAATTTTACTCAAGTACAATACTTACCCGGGCTTGATTTTTGGCAAGGTTGCGATCGCCAGTCAGCCGAGAAAGCTTTTGCCACAGCCAAAGCAGGTAAGATCGCTAGGTTTGATGGCTACTGTGCTACGGCAAAGGGAAGACCCAAATGGTGGGAGGTGATTGTCACACCAATACTCGATGAAAACAATCGGGTGGAGGAAATTCTCTCTGTTTCGCGGGATATTACAGCCAGAAAAATAGCCGAACAAGCGTTGAAAAAGCGTAATCAAGAATTAAATCGCTTTACTTATATTGTTTCTCACGACCTTAAAGCACCGCTACGGGGAATTGCTAATTTATCGGAGTGGATTACTGAAGATCTTGGCGATCGAGTACCCGATGAAACCCAAGAATATCTAGATCTTCTCGGTCAGCGGGTAAGAAGAATGGATGCTTTGATTAACGGCTTGCTGAAACTATCGCGGGTAGGACGACAAGAGTTACCTGTAGAAACTGTGGACGTGAGTGAGTTACTACAAGAGGTAATAGATTCTCTATCTCCTCCTGCTGGCTTCAAGATTACTAGCGTTGCACTGCCAGTTTTGGCTACTAAACGTCTATTGTTAAGCCAGGTATTGTCTAACTTGATTAGTAATGCCATCAAACATCACGATCGCGATATGGGGCAGATTGAAGTTACAGCCCAAGATTGCAATACACATTATCAATTGGCGATCGCTGATGATGGCCCAGGAATTCTTCAGACAGATCGAGAACGTATTTTGGAAATTTTCCAAACCATAGAAAATAGTTCCTCAACTACTAATACAGGCATTGGCTTGGCACTGGTCAAAAAGATTATTCAGGAAGAAGGCGGCAAACTTTGGCTTGAAGAAAATTCCCCTAGAGGGTGCAAGTTTTGCTTTACCTGGGCTAAATAA
- the coaBC gene encoding bifunctional phosphopantothenoylcysteine decarboxylase/phosphopantothenate--cysteine ligase CoaBC yields MNDWDFQPPPQSESGDYASAYPTDRQVALESNHLQNKRIALLITGSIAAIKAPLIARTLRRQGAEVVAFVSSEALRYTTVDALEWSTINPVITKLTANAEHLSDENPFAAYLVAPATYNTINKMALGIADGVITSALGSAIGRMEQGKTQIIIAPTMHGSLHNSILTESLHKLARMGVKIIPPKVANGKNNLPEEKAIAYYVCRAVSRSSLKNIPILVTGGPTPVLLDNIRRLTNRFTGRLGTCIAEELYLRGAKVKLIHGQGSYSPPSYLTHKIVTTYDEYLTEVMSELQQRYHFGIFSAAVADYQPARVFPGKIPSGGALSKIDLVPTQKVISEVRAKFPSLKMITFKYQENVSHEELIDIAQTRLKQGYQMVVANRGEEHQASAQVAYLVTAEQPPQKAVGKQEIAKAIADYLELMNDKY; encoded by the coding sequence ATGAATGATTGGGATTTTCAGCCACCTCCTCAATCTGAATCAGGCGATTACGCATCCGCCTACCCTACGGATCGCCAAGTCGCACTAGAATCAAACCATCTGCAAAATAAACGTATTGCTTTACTAATTACGGGAAGCATTGCAGCGATAAAAGCTCCTTTAATTGCCCGTACTTTACGCCGTCAGGGTGCAGAAGTGGTAGCTTTCGTTTCTTCAGAAGCTTTGAGATATACCACTGTTGATGCTCTAGAATGGAGTACGATCAATCCTGTTATTACCAAGTTAACGGCGAATGCCGAACACCTTAGCGACGAAAATCCCTTTGCTGCTTATCTCGTTGCTCCTGCAACCTATAACACGATTAATAAAATGGCTTTGGGTATAGCAGATGGGGTGATTACTTCGGCTTTAGGTTCGGCTATTGGCAGAATGGAGCAAGGTAAAACCCAGATTATAATTGCCCCGACGATGCACGGCAGTTTACACAATTCGATCTTGACTGAATCTTTGCATAAGTTAGCTCGTATGGGTGTAAAAATTATCCCGCCTAAAGTTGCTAACGGTAAAAATAATTTGCCTGAAGAAAAAGCGATCGCCTATTATGTATGTCGCGCAGTTAGCCGATCCTCTCTTAAAAATATCCCTATTTTAGTTACAGGAGGTCCTACACCCGTACTCCTGGACAATATCCGTCGTCTAACTAATCGCTTTACAGGAAGATTGGGAACTTGTATTGCTGAAGAATTATATCTACGGGGGGCAAAGGTAAAATTAATTCATGGACAAGGCAGTTATTCTCCACCTAGCTATCTGACTCACAAGATTGTTACTACCTACGATGAATATCTAACCGAAGTAATGAGCGAATTACAGCAACGATATCACTTTGGCATTTTTTCGGCTGCGGTTGCCGATTATCAACCTGCTCGAGTCTTTCCTGGTAAGATACCTAGCGGTGGCGCATTGTCTAAAATCGATTTAGTACCTACCCAAAAAGTCATTAGCGAGGTAAGAGCTAAGTTTCCCAGCTTAAAGATGATTACTTTTAAATATCAGGAAAATGTCTCTCATGAAGAATTAATCGATATTGCCCAAACTAGACTAAAGCAGGGTTATCAAATGGTGGTAGCCAACCGAGGCGAAGAACATCAAGCAAGCGCGCAGGTAGCTTATTTGGTAACCGCAGAGCAACCACCCCAAAAAGCAGTAGGCAAACAAGAAATTGCCAAGGCGATCGCCGATTATTTAGAATTAATGAATGATAAATACTAG
- the cobQ gene encoding cobyric acid synthase CobQ: MKAIMVVGTTSHAGKSFLTAALCRILARQGWRVTPFKGQNMALNAYVTSTGGEIGHAQAVQAWAAGVAPRVEMNPILLKPQGNMTSQIIIKGKSVGTVKATEYYEQYFEQGWEVVQESLYRLSLEFDMVVCEGAGSPAEINLKHRDLTNMRVAKHLNAPTILIVDIERGGAFAHVVGTLELLDAQERSLVKGVVINKFRGQKELLDSGIEWLEAKTGVPVLGVIPWSHQQFPAEDSLDLLERNRRRSSQDINISVIRLPRIANFTDFDPLEAESSVGVNYIDIQDSLGHPDAVIIPGTKTTIPDLLAMERSGMTEQIRNYAAAGGTVLGICGGFQILGQRIIDPEGFEGEPGEFTALDLLPITTILSPNKVARQRQVVSQFPQAGLPVDGYEIHQGRSRISRRLKEGADEYQPIFDDPGLGLVDKSQSIWGCYIHGLFDNGAWRRSWINQLRKQRGMSSLATGISNYRDQRESTLNTLADIVETNLDLKTFLSSYY, translated from the coding sequence ATGAAAGCGATTATGGTTGTCGGGACAACATCTCATGCAGGAAAATCCTTTCTGACTGCTGCATTATGTCGTATTCTAGCTAGGCAAGGTTGGCGCGTCACTCCCTTCAAAGGGCAAAACATGGCATTAAATGCTTACGTCACTTCAACAGGCGGAGAAATAGGTCACGCTCAGGCAGTTCAAGCCTGGGCAGCGGGGGTTGCTCCACGAGTAGAAATGAATCCTATTCTACTTAAGCCCCAAGGAAATATGACCTCACAGATAATCATTAAAGGTAAGTCGGTTGGCACGGTAAAAGCCACAGAATATTACGAACAATACTTTGAGCAGGGCTGGGAAGTGGTTCAAGAATCTCTGTATCGACTTTCTTTAGAATTCGACATGGTTGTTTGCGAGGGTGCAGGCAGCCCAGCGGAAATAAATCTTAAGCATCGCGACCTAACTAATATGCGGGTGGCAAAACATCTCAATGCTCCAACTATTCTAATTGTAGACATAGAACGAGGTGGGGCATTTGCTCATGTCGTAGGGACTTTAGAACTGCTAGATGCTCAAGAGCGATCGCTGGTAAAGGGAGTCGTAATTAATAAATTTAGAGGACAAAAAGAACTGCTAGATTCGGGTATTGAGTGGCTAGAAGCAAAAACAGGAGTACCTGTGCTGGGAGTAATTCCCTGGAGTCATCAGCAATTTCCCGCCGAAGATTCACTCGATTTGTTAGAAAGAAATCGTCGCCGTAGTAGTCAAGACATCAATATTAGCGTTATTAGATTACCGAGAATTGCCAATTTTACCGATTTCGATCCTTTAGAAGCAGAATCAAGCGTCGGAGTAAACTATATCGATATTCAAGACTCTTTGGGACATCCCGATGCGGTAATTATTCCTGGAACAAAAACTACTATTCCCGACTTGTTGGCAATGGAAAGAAGCGGTATGACAGAACAAATTAGAAACTATGCTGCTGCGGGAGGAACTGTATTAGGCATTTGTGGCGGATTCCAAATCTTGGGTCAACGCATCATCGATCCTGAAGGATTTGAAGGAGAACCAGGAGAATTTACTGCTCTTGATTTATTACCAATTACGACTATCCTTTCGCCCAATAAAGTAGCACGTCAAAGACAGGTAGTTTCGCAATTTCCTCAAGCTGGTTTACCCGTAGACGGCTATGAAATACATCAAGGTCGTAGTCGTATCAGTCGTCGTTTGAAAGAAGGTGCTGATGAATATCAACCTATATTCGACGATCCTGGGTTGGGGTTAGTTGATAAAAGTCAGTCAATTTGGGGTTGCTACATTCATGGTCTGTTTGATAATGGTGCTTGGCGACGTTCCTGGATTAACCAATTACGCAAACAAAGAGGAATGTCATCCTTAGCTACTGGTATTTCTAATTATCGTGACCAAAGAGAGTCTACTTTAAATACTTTGGCAGACATTGTCGAAACAAACTTAGATTTGAAAACATTTTTGTCTAGTTATTATTGA
- a CDS encoding transcriptional regulator, which produces MTLTIDRENYLKLLDEVKLIPKVIETETEYEQNLAVAEKLIAKKKHRSPEETALLRLLVRLIEDYEETNYHLKEWQDLPPHEVLQHLLEVSHTKQADLVGIISPSKGLISAIVNGKRAISKEQAKKLGQYFKISPSLFI; this is translated from the coding sequence ATGACTCTTACTATTGATCGAGAAAATTATCTTAAGCTTTTGGATGAAGTAAAGTTGATTCCCAAAGTTATTGAAACAGAAACAGAATACGAACAAAATCTTGCTGTAGCGGAGAAATTAATTGCTAAAAAAAAGCATCGTTCTCCTGAAGAAACCGCTTTACTTCGTTTGCTAGTTAGATTAATTGAAGATTACGAAGAAACTAACTATCATCTGAAAGAGTGGCAAGATCTTCCTCCTCACGAAGTTTTGCAGCATCTTCTAGAAGTTAGTCATACCAAACAAGCCGACTTGGTAGGAATTATTAGCCCTTCAAAAGGATTAATTTCAGCGATCGTTAATGGTAAACGAGCAATTAGTAAAGAACAAGCCAAGAAGCTAGGACAATACTTCAAAATTTCTCCAAGTTTATTTATTTGA
- a CDS encoding FAD-dependent oxidoreductase produces MNQKLVVIGGGHSHAIALKQWGLKPMPNVDLTLISDVEQTPYSGMLPGYVAGFYSYEQTHIDLRSLAKFAGAELIIDRAVGIDTDNHKITCENHLLEFDYLSLDIGSTPQTITVPGAKKYAIPAKPVPVFLEAWYKLKRLAASNSQLSIVIVGGGAGGVELALNMQTCLKAILSQGKNTLEIHLIHRDKQLLSNHNNWVSHQLEKIMRQRNIKLHLQQSVAEVLPDRVICESGLKIKSSHTFWVTQATAPSWIKESNLATDDRGFILVSDTLQSISHPQVFAAGDIATMTNYNRPKAGVFAVRQGQPLFNNWQYLLSGQPVQPYIPQDKYLALIGTGDRKAIASWSSFGWRSALLWWIKDYIDRKFMNQFIDLN; encoded by the coding sequence ATGAATCAAAAACTAGTTGTCATAGGTGGTGGACATTCTCATGCGATCGCGCTGAAGCAGTGGGGACTCAAACCCATGCCAAACGTCGATTTAACTTTAATTAGTGATGTCGAGCAAACGCCTTATTCGGGGATGCTTCCTGGTTATGTAGCGGGTTTTTATAGCTACGAGCAAACTCATATAGACTTGCGGAGTTTGGCAAAATTTGCTGGTGCGGAATTAATTATTGATCGCGCAGTTGGCATAGATACGGATAACCACAAAATTACTTGTGAGAATCACCTGCTTGAGTTTGATTATTTATCTTTAGATATTGGTAGCACTCCTCAAACTATTACCGTCCCTGGTGCTAAAAAATATGCTATTCCCGCTAAACCTGTCCCTGTGTTTCTTGAGGCTTGGTATAAGTTAAAGCGATTGGCAGCATCTAATTCTCAACTATCAATTGTCATTGTTGGCGGTGGTGCGGGGGGAGTGGAGTTGGCTTTGAATATGCAGACTTGTTTAAAAGCAATTTTAAGTCAAGGAAAAAATACTCTCGAAATTCATTTAATCCATCGCGATAAACAATTACTGTCTAATCATAATAATTGGGTGAGTCATCAGCTAGAAAAAATTATGCGACAACGAAACATTAAGCTGCACTTACAACAAAGCGTTGCGGAAGTTTTACCAGATCGAGTTATTTGCGAATCAGGACTGAAAATTAAAAGCAGCCACACTTTTTGGGTGACTCAAGCTACTGCACCAAGCTGGATTAAAGAGTCTAACCTAGCTACCGACGATCGCGGCTTTATCTTAGTTTCTGATACACTTCAGTCAATATCCCATCCTCAAGTGTTTGCAGCAGGAGATATTGCTACTATGACTAACTATAACCGTCCCAAAGCTGGAGTTTTTGCCGTACGCCAAGGACAACCATTATTTAACAATTGGCAGTATCTACTTTCAGGCCAACCAGTACAACCCTATATCCCCCAGGACAAATATTTGGCTTTAATCGGCACAGGAGATCGTAAAGCGATCGCCTCTTGGAGTTCTTTTGGCTGGCGATCTGCGCTTTTGTGGTGGATTAAAGACTATATCGATCGTAAATTTATGAATCAGTTTATTGATTTGAATTAA
- a CDS encoding 2Fe-2S iron-sulfur cluster binding domain-containing protein yields the protein MSIKVCFLPDNITVEAEPGEPMLQVAERAGVFIATGCLMGSCHACEVELEDGEAVCACISSISGEQPELTVNIYEDPTW from the coding sequence ATGAGTATTAAGGTTTGTTTTCTGCCAGACAATATCACCGTGGAAGCAGAACCAGGAGAACCAATGTTACAGGTAGCAGAAAGAGCAGGAGTGTTTATCGCCACAGGATGTTTGATGGGGTCTTGTCATGCTTGTGAAGTAGAACTAGAGGATGGAGAGGCTGTTTGTGCTTGTATTAGTTCTATTTCTGGTGAGCAACCAGAATTGACGGTGAATATTTACGAAGATCCTACTTGGTAG
- a CDS encoding prepilin peptidase — translation METLVSALGFTTAFTFGACIGSFLNVVIYRIPTGISLVHPASRCPHCKHSLGITENVPVFGWLWLRGSCRWCKAKISSRYPIVEAVTGLVFMLVFWHFGYSIKTVGYCAFLSWLLSLSVIDLDTMTLPSCLTKSGLILGLVFQGVIGWQIARGEGIANQLMFGIGGAVSGIWLLEIIALLGLIMLGQQAMGDADGKLMATIGAWIGWKYVLLSSFIACGVGSIIGGGAIALGMINKKQPMPFGPFLALGAALSLFFGDAMIDAYLQTFFNF, via the coding sequence ATGGAAACGCTGGTTTCAGCGCTTGGATTTACTACTGCTTTTACCTTTGGTGCTTGTATTGGTAGTTTCCTCAACGTAGTTATATATCGTATTCCCACAGGGATATCTTTAGTTCATCCTGCATCTCGTTGTCCCCACTGTAAGCACTCTTTAGGTATTACCGAAAATGTTCCTGTATTTGGCTGGCTATGGCTTAGAGGATCTTGTCGGTGGTGCAAAGCCAAAATTTCGAGCCGTTACCCAATTGTTGAAGCTGTGACGGGATTGGTCTTTATGCTAGTTTTCTGGCATTTTGGCTATAGTATTAAAACTGTCGGCTACTGTGCTTTTTTGTCTTGGCTGTTGTCTCTATCTGTAATTGATTTAGACACGATGACCTTACCTTCTTGCTTAACCAAGTCAGGATTAATATTAGGATTAGTATTTCAGGGAGTTATTGGTTGGCAAATCGCTCGGGGAGAAGGAATAGCCAATCAGTTGATGTTTGGTATTGGTGGTGCAGTATCGGGGATTTGGTTGCTAGAGATTATTGCCTTGCTGGGTTTAATCATGCTCGGACAACAGGCAATGGGAGATGCCGATGGTAAGCTGATGGCAACTATCGGCGCTTGGATTGGCTGGAAATATGTTTTGCTGTCTAGCTTTATTGCCTGTGGGGTTGGCTCAATTATTGGCGGTGGCGCGATCGCCTTGGGAATGATTAACAAAAAACAACCGATGCCTTTTGGACCATTTTTAGCTCTGGGTGCTGCGTTGAGCCTATTTTTTGGGGATGCAATGATCGATGCCTACCTCCAGACTTTTTTTAACTTTTAG
- a CDS encoding Npun_F0494 family protein has translation MTTNLDPNTFEYEPQTVQRAKKALSCSPFRLKLFQEMRNQSVPIQQIAQETGIRSGYAKFALSESRTEDKLVWLINVGLLRREVDGQGLTDSFRLTPLGRQIVDQWEQLENKIPAASLGDRVSHWLNRWLKLSL, from the coding sequence ATGACGACTAATTTAGACCCCAACACTTTTGAATATGAACCCCAAACAGTTCAAAGAGCCAAAAAAGCTTTGTCTTGTTCGCCGTTTCGTCTTAAATTATTCCAGGAGATGCGGAATCAGAGTGTCCCGATTCAACAAATTGCGCAGGAGACAGGAATTAGATCTGGCTATGCAAAGTTTGCTTTGAGCGAATCGAGGACAGAAGATAAATTAGTTTGGTTAATCAATGTGGGCTTATTGCGTCGAGAAGTGGATGGACAGGGTTTGACTGATAGTTTTCGTCTGACTCCTTTGGGTAGACAAATCGTAGACCAGTGGGAACAGTTAGAAAATAAAATTCCTGCTGCCTCATTAGGCGATCGAGTTTCCCATTGGCTAAATCGTTGGTTAAAATTGTCACTTTAA
- a CDS encoding tryptophan-rich sensory protein: protein MTLLSILTAFGVNILANISPPNGLTIGEISQQIFPNVLITPASYAFAIWGLIYLGLISLAIYQALPGQRNDALLRQIGYKLAIASIAQTIWVICFLYRQYAVSFLAMLCILLPLIAAYWSLPFKSRISRWQRWLIRTPISIYLAWISVATIVNGAVVLSSWQWGGWGISAAGWTVIMLLVAGFITHFVTIPRFDLAYAGVFVWALIAIAIKNSEIILISGTAIGLSIALIVLIFSFNFYDSGEQNTEHNLLD, encoded by the coding sequence GTGACCTTATTGAGCATACTTACGGCTTTTGGGGTAAATATATTAGCTAATATTAGTCCTCCCAATGGATTAACTATCGGCGAGATTTCCCAACAAATTTTCCCGAATGTCTTGATTACTCCTGCTAGCTATGCTTTTGCTATCTGGGGCTTAATCTATCTAGGTTTGATTAGTTTAGCTATTTATCAAGCTTTGCCTGGTCAAAGAAATGATGCTTTATTACGACAAATTGGCTACAAATTAGCGATCGCATCCATAGCGCAAACTATCTGGGTGATTTGTTTTCTCTATCGGCAATATGCTGTTTCGTTTTTGGCGATGTTATGTATACTGCTGCCTTTAATTGCTGCCTATTGGAGTTTGCCTTTTAAATCGCGTATTTCCAGATGGCAAAGGTGGTTGATTCGCACTCCCATTAGTATTTATTTAGCTTGGATTAGTGTGGCGACTATAGTTAATGGTGCAGTCGTTTTATCATCTTGGCAGTGGGGTGGCTGGGGAATAAGTGCCGCAGGATGGACGGTAATTATGTTGTTAGTCGCTGGCTTCATCACTCATTTTGTGACGATTCCGCGGTTCGATTTAGCCTATGCTGGCGTTTTTGTTTGGGCGTTAATTGCGATCGCGATTAAAAATTCCGAGATTATCCTCATTTCCGGGACGGCGATCGGATTAAGTATTGCTTTAATCGTGCTAATATTTTCATTTAACTTCTATGATTCTGGCGAGCAAAATACGGAACACAATTTGCTTGATTAA
- a CDS encoding phytanoyl-CoA dioxygenase family protein, protein MSHLSRLQTKITAKTWQAAKKATNLIQNRFALLEGNMTQHDRVVFDLKGYIVKPAVLTESEVKILKEFVLRQKDNPESLPPHERCLPGGPFAPLIDHSAVMNVLLDVIDPDIEKIRLENVFLSYREQGEGEWKPHAGGRTTNPNYAYNFHDGRIYAGMTRVVWELAEVIEDQGGTCFIPGSHKANYNIRTNPVASIDARDSGLWESYSCPPGSLVIFSEAVRHSADFWQNPRNPRVAIFCAYNHINVRHHKPSTPPEVIDRLAPKHQRFFKGVYHPLFD, encoded by the coding sequence ATGAGCCATTTATCCCGACTTCAAACCAAAATTACCGCCAAAACTTGGCAAGCTGCTAAAAAAGCAACTAACCTAATTCAAAATCGTTTTGCTCTGCTAGAAGGAAACATGACTCAGCATGACCGTGTTGTATTCGACCTCAAAGGTTATATCGTTAAACCAGCGGTGCTAACAGAAAGTGAAGTTAAAATTCTCAAAGAATTCGTACTGCGCCAGAAAGATAATCCAGAATCATTACCGCCCCATGAGCGTTGTTTGCCTGGAGGTCCTTTTGCTCCGCTAATCGATCATTCTGCGGTAATGAACGTGCTGTTAGATGTAATCGATCCTGATATTGAGAAAATTCGCTTGGAAAATGTCTTTTTGAGCTATCGGGAGCAAGGGGAGGGAGAATGGAAACCTCATGCAGGAGGACGTACTACTAACCCCAACTATGCCTACAATTTCCATGATGGACGGATTTATGCAGGTATGACGCGCGTGGTTTGGGAATTGGCTGAAGTAATTGAAGATCAAGGTGGAACTTGCTTTATTCCAGGTAGTCACAAAGCTAACTATAATATACGAACTAATCCTGTTGCTAGTATTGATGCCAGAGATTCGGGACTTTGGGAAAGCTATAGCTGTCCTCCTGGCTCACTGGTTATCTTTTCCGAAGCAGTTAGGCATTCGGCTGACTTTTGGCAAAATCCTCGTAATCCTCGTGTAGCAATTTTTTGTGCTTATAATCATATAAATGTGCGCCATCACAAGCCTAGTACTCCTCCAGAGGTTATTGATCGACTAGCTCCTAAACATCAGCGATTTTTCAAAGGAGTTTATCATCCTCTATTTGATTGA